A single window of Archangium gephyra DNA harbors:
- a CDS encoding type II toxin-antitoxin system PemK/MazF family toxin yields the protein MKTNTGEATGTPPVRINRGDVFWLGPDDSRGPAPSYSHPHVVVQDDVFNHSRITTVVVCALTSNLHRASEPGNVLLEVGEGNLPRQSVVVVSQISSVEKSRLGERIGSLSDARVEQILAGLRFQQVSFFER from the coding sequence ATGAAGACGAACACAGGAGAAGCCACGGGCACACCGCCCGTGAGGATCAACCGCGGTGACGTGTTCTGGCTCGGGCCCGATGACTCGCGAGGGCCCGCCCCGAGCTACTCCCATCCCCACGTGGTGGTTCAGGACGACGTCTTCAACCACTCGCGCATCACGACCGTGGTCGTCTGTGCCTTGACGTCGAACCTGCACCGGGCCAGCGAGCCGGGGAACGTCCTGCTCGAGGTCGGCGAGGGCAACCTTCCCAGACAGAGCGTGGTCGTCGTGTCGCAGATCTCCTCGGTCGAGAAGTCCCGCCTGGGTGAACGCATCGGCTCGCTGTCCGACGCGCGGGTGGAGCAGATCCTGGCCGGCCTGCGCTTCCAACAGGTGTCGTTCTTCGAGCGGTAG
- a CDS encoding GAF domain-containing protein, with amino-acid sequence MQRDEQRDAPAMPEHPEHLTRRVRELQQENEALHTRVHRLSSERQRLETRMSDLARLYTASTRLRESRTDSELVATFEEILKDLLGSESFAVFELEPDASALSWLGGMGVDSTLPRRIPLGEGPLSFVVQEGRIWVSEPLPTENLAPRACIPLRLGSQVLGVIAIFQLLPHKPSFEAADHVLFELLETQGGMALHCARCPTGGEPLTRGS; translated from the coding sequence ATGCAACGAGACGAGCAGAGGGACGCTCCCGCCATGCCCGAGCACCCGGAGCACCTCACCCGGCGCGTGCGGGAGCTTCAGCAGGAGAACGAGGCGCTGCACACGCGGGTGCACCGCCTGAGCAGCGAGCGGCAACGGCTGGAGACGCGGATGTCGGACCTCGCCCGGCTGTACACCGCCAGCACCCGCCTGCGTGAATCCAGGACGGACTCGGAGCTGGTGGCCACCTTCGAGGAGATCCTCAAGGATCTCCTCGGCTCGGAGTCCTTCGCCGTCTTCGAGCTCGAGCCGGATGCGTCAGCGTTGTCCTGGCTCGGAGGCATGGGGGTGGACTCCACGCTCCCGCGGCGCATCCCCCTCGGGGAAGGTCCTCTGTCCTTCGTGGTCCAGGAGGGAAGGATCTGGGTGTCCGAGCCCCTGCCCACCGAGAACCTGGCACCGCGCGCCTGCATCCCCCTGAGGCTGGGCAGCCAGGTGCTCGGCGTCATCGCCATCTTCCAGCTATTGCCCCACAAACCGTCCTTCGAGGCGGCGGACCATGTCCTCTTCGAGCTGCTGGAGACACAAGGGGGCATGGCCCTCCACTGCGCCCGTTGCCCGACGGGCGGGGAGCCGCTGACGAGAGGCTCCTGA
- a CDS encoding response regulator codes for MSQKKKILLVDDSQTVLLMHQLLLADRGYELLTARDGQDAVETAMAERPDIIFMDVLMPRVDGFAACQELRAHESTRDIPIIMVTTRSEPQNVQRGFESGCSDYITKPFNVNELLDKLERYLSQ; via the coding sequence ATGTCTCAAAAGAAGAAGATCCTCCTCGTCGACGATTCCCAGACAGTCCTGCTAATGCACCAGCTGCTGCTGGCCGACCGGGGCTACGAGTTGCTCACCGCACGAGACGGGCAGGACGCCGTGGAGACGGCCATGGCCGAGCGCCCGGACATCATCTTCATGGATGTCCTCATGCCACGCGTGGATGGCTTCGCCGCCTGCCAGGAGCTGCGCGCGCACGAGAGTACACGCGACATTCCCATCATCATGGTCACGACCCGCAGCGAGCCCCAGAACGTGCAGCGGGGCTTCGAGAGTGGCTGCTCCGACTACATCACCAAGCCTTTCAATGTGAATGAGCTCCTGGACAAGCTCGAGCGGTATCTGAGCCAGTAG
- a CDS encoding LysR family transcriptional regulator, whose amino-acid sequence MQTFLRIVDSGSLSSAAAQLGTTQPTVSRRLQALERSLGLRLLQRSTHAMKLTEDGARCYERAKELLASWDLFEADLRGAGDEPEGTLRVVVPHAFGQQLLVGPLTEFLNRHARVSVEWLLYDRMADFIADGIDCAIHVGEVHDPGVVAIRVASVPRIVVAAPSVLTGVPMPAHPDELARLPWLSLRTFYRNEVSLTHVATGEVQPISFHPRLSTDSLYAIRSAAVNGLGICVASSWVLQEDILRGRLLHLVPSWQAAPLPMYLVYPYARFYPARLRAFVALMREMIPAALAVATGEGDKKKPSR is encoded by the coding sequence ATGCAGACCTTCCTCCGCATCGTCGACTCGGGCAGCCTGTCCTCCGCCGCCGCGCAACTGGGCACCACGCAGCCGACGGTGAGCCGCCGGTTGCAGGCGCTGGAGCGCTCGCTGGGGCTGCGGCTGCTCCAGCGCTCCACCCATGCCATGAAGCTCACCGAGGACGGCGCGCGTTGCTATGAGCGCGCGAAGGAGTTGCTGGCCAGCTGGGACCTGTTCGAGGCCGACCTGCGCGGCGCGGGCGACGAGCCGGAGGGCACGCTGCGTGTCGTGGTGCCCCACGCGTTCGGGCAGCAGCTGCTGGTGGGGCCGCTGACGGAATTCCTGAATCGCCACGCGCGGGTCTCGGTCGAGTGGCTGCTGTACGACCGGATGGCGGATTTCATCGCGGACGGCATCGACTGTGCGATCCACGTTGGGGAGGTGCATGACCCGGGCGTGGTGGCGATCCGGGTGGCCTCGGTGCCGCGCATCGTCGTGGCCGCGCCGTCCGTGTTGACGGGCGTGCCCATGCCGGCCCATCCCGACGAGCTCGCACGGCTGCCCTGGCTGTCACTGCGCACGTTCTATCGCAACGAGGTGTCTCTCACGCACGTGGCCACCGGCGAGGTCCAGCCCATCTCCTTCCACCCGCGCCTGAGCACGGACAGCCTCTACGCCATCCGCAGCGCCGCGGTGAACGGCCTCGGCATCTGCGTGGCCTCGTCCTGGGTGCTCCAGGAAGACATCCTGCGGGGCCGGCTCCTGCACCTGGTGCCGAGCTGGCAGGCCGCGCCCCTGCCGATGTACCTGGTCTATCCGTACGCGCGGTTCTACCCGGCGAGGCTGCGCGCTTTCGTGGCGTTGATGCGGGAGATGATCCCCGCGGCCCTGGCGGTGGCAACCGGGGAAGGGGACAAGAAGAAGCCCTCCCGGTGA
- a CDS encoding chemotaxis protein CheA: protein MQIDHELIIESFRTETEELFAEMEAGLLSFEAHPREEVLQTVFRGAHTLKGLAMSLRFPALTDFVHGVEDVLEALLERRRLATGELVTLLLSAVDHLRGLTAAAVSGSGQERMPAGAQRLLEQLRAPGLTGPLPVGAQGAPEEARRVRTLRVDVEKLDRIANLTGELSIARGRLTQVLAKGSAAEALGVHLEAERLHLELQEEVNRVRMVPVGPLFRQNLRAVRELTGAQHKRARLVLEGEDVEVDTALVEGLREPLLHLVRNAVDHGLETPEARREAGKEASGRLVLRASHEPGMLVVQLSDDGRGLRYERLREKARALGRDAERMTAEELAELVFLPGLSTAETVTEVSGRGMGMDVVRRAVDALRGTVTLLSEEGRGTTVTLRVPLTLASIQGFAVGIGEETYVLPLETVQECLELPAELRGQPGGGVLNLRGQALPYLRLSEVLGVRGSCPERESVVVVAHGGGLAGLVVDELYGEGQRVLKPLDRLLHSLPGVSGSTLLDDGRVGLVLDVPSLLKEAVQRTEPGRTSGGPAPRAP from the coding sequence ATGCAGATCGATCATGAATTGATCATCGAATCCTTCAGGACCGAGACAGAGGAGCTGTTCGCCGAGATGGAGGCGGGACTGCTCTCCTTCGAGGCCCACCCGCGGGAAGAGGTGCTGCAGACCGTCTTCCGCGGAGCGCACACGCTCAAGGGCCTGGCGATGTCGCTGAGGTTCCCGGCCCTCACCGACTTCGTTCATGGCGTGGAGGACGTGTTGGAGGCGCTGCTGGAGCGGCGGAGGCTGGCGACCGGGGAGCTGGTGACGCTGCTGCTGAGCGCGGTGGACCACCTGCGCGGACTGACGGCGGCCGCGGTCTCCGGCTCCGGACAGGAGCGGATGCCGGCGGGCGCCCAGCGGTTGCTGGAGCAGTTGCGAGCGCCAGGACTGACGGGGCCGTTGCCGGTGGGAGCCCAGGGAGCGCCGGAGGAGGCCCGGCGCGTGCGCACACTCCGGGTGGACGTGGAGAAGCTGGACCGCATCGCCAACCTCACCGGCGAGCTGAGCATCGCCCGAGGGCGGCTGACGCAGGTGCTGGCGAAGGGCTCGGCCGCGGAGGCGCTGGGGGTCCACCTGGAGGCGGAGCGGCTGCACCTGGAGCTGCAGGAGGAGGTGAATCGGGTGCGGATGGTTCCGGTGGGGCCCCTCTTCCGGCAGAACCTGCGGGCGGTGAGGGAGCTGACAGGAGCCCAGCACAAGCGGGCGCGGCTGGTGTTGGAGGGAGAGGACGTGGAGGTGGACACCGCCCTGGTGGAGGGGTTGCGCGAGCCGCTGCTGCACCTGGTGCGCAACGCGGTGGATCACGGGCTGGAAACGCCGGAGGCACGGCGCGAGGCGGGCAAGGAGGCCTCTGGGAGGCTGGTGCTGCGTGCCTCGCACGAGCCGGGGATGCTGGTCGTGCAGCTCTCCGACGACGGCCGGGGCCTGCGGTACGAGCGGCTGCGGGAGAAGGCGCGCGCGCTGGGGCGGGACGCCGAGCGGATGACGGCGGAGGAGCTGGCGGAGCTCGTCTTCCTGCCGGGGCTGTCCACCGCGGAGACAGTGACGGAGGTGTCCGGACGCGGCATGGGCATGGACGTGGTGCGCCGCGCCGTGGACGCGCTGCGGGGCACGGTGACGCTGCTCAGCGAGGAGGGACGCGGCACCACGGTGACGCTGCGGGTACCGCTGACGCTGGCCAGCATCCAGGGCTTCGCCGTGGGGATAGGCGAGGAGACCTACGTGCTGCCGCTGGAGACGGTGCAGGAGTGCCTGGAGCTGCCAGCGGAGCTGCGCGGGCAGCCCGGCGGCGGCGTGCTGAATCTGCGTGGCCAGGCCCTGCCCTACCTGCGGCTGAGCGAGGTGCTCGGTGTGCGGGGCTCTTGCCCGGAGCGAGAGAGCGTGGTCGTGGTGGCTCACGGCGGGGGCCTCGCCGGGCTGGTGGTGGACGAGTTGTATGGCGAGGGCCAACGCGTCCTCAAACCCCTGGACCGGCTCCTCCACTCCCTGCCAGGTGTGTCCGGCTCCACCCTCCTCGACGACGGGCGCGTGGGGCTCGTCCTGGATGTGCCCTCGCTCTTGAAGGAGGCCGTGCAGCGGACGGAGCCTGGGAGGACGTCCGGCGGGCCCGCTCCTCGAGCTCCGTGA
- a CDS encoding MFS transporter, producing MAAVVSATPAQPPRHTNARHGGGELMPRGLCLLLAAGAGLSVASLYYSHPMLGVIAADLGASDTTVGFVPTLTLLGYALGILLLTPLGDRFDRRRIILIKAALLSMALLLGGLVPDIRLLLGVSLVVGLTATLAQDIVPAAATLAPESHRGKVVGTVMTGLLLGILLSRVVSGVVAEHFGWRTMYMLAAASVALLGAAAWRGLPRFRPSSTLTYGALLGSLSHLWRTHAALRRAALAQGLLSVGFSAFWSTLAVMLHGAPFHLGSAAAGAFGLAGAAGALGAPVAGRIADRFGPEVVTRLGAGLTATSFVTLLAAPWLEPGTRLWLIAASAIGFDLGIQMTLVAHQTIVFGLEPSARSRLNALLFVGMFIGMSIGAASGSLMLARWGWAAVTLLATASALAALLVRLWPLPVTGGRSNP from the coding sequence ATGGCCGCGGTGGTCTCCGCCACACCGGCCCAGCCACCGCGCCACACGAACGCCCGCCACGGCGGCGGCGAGCTCATGCCGCGCGGCCTCTGCCTGCTGCTGGCCGCGGGCGCCGGGCTGTCGGTGGCGTCGCTCTATTACAGCCACCCGATGCTGGGAGTGATCGCTGCCGACCTCGGGGCCTCGGACACGACGGTGGGCTTCGTGCCCACGCTCACCCTGCTGGGATACGCGCTGGGCATCCTGCTGCTGACGCCCCTCGGCGATCGCTTCGACCGGCGCCGCATCATCCTCATCAAGGCCGCCCTCCTGAGCATGGCGCTGCTGCTGGGCGGCCTCGTCCCGGACATCCGGCTGCTGCTGGGGGTGAGCCTCGTCGTGGGCCTGACGGCGACCCTGGCGCAGGACATCGTGCCGGCCGCCGCCACCCTGGCGCCCGAGAGCCACCGCGGCAAGGTGGTGGGCACGGTGATGACGGGCCTGCTGCTCGGCATCCTGCTGTCTCGCGTCGTCAGCGGCGTGGTCGCCGAGCACTTCGGCTGGCGCACCATGTACATGCTCGCCGCCGCCAGCGTGGCCCTGCTCGGCGCGGCGGCCTGGCGCGGCCTGCCCCGCTTCCGCCCGTCCAGCACGCTCACCTACGGCGCCCTGCTCGGCTCGCTCTCCCACCTGTGGCGCACGCACGCCGCACTGCGCCGGGCCGCGCTGGCGCAGGGCCTGCTCTCGGTTGGCTTCAGCGCGTTCTGGTCCACCCTCGCCGTGATGCTGCATGGCGCCCCCTTCCACCTGGGCAGCGCGGCAGCCGGTGCCTTCGGCCTGGCGGGTGCGGCCGGGGCCCTGGGCGCCCCCGTGGCGGGCCGCATCGCGGATCGCTTCGGCCCCGAAGTGGTCACGCGCCTGGGCGCCGGACTGACCGCCACCTCGTTCGTCACCCTGCTCGCGGCGCCGTGGCTCGAACCGGGCACCCGGCTGTGGCTGATCGCCGCCAGCGCGATCGGCTTCGACCTCGGCATCCAGATGACCCTCGTGGCGCATCAGACGATCGTCTTCGGCCTCGAGCCCTCCGCGCGCAGCAGACTCAACGCCTTGCTCTTCGTCGGCATGTTCATCGGCATGTCCATTGGCGCGGCGAGCGGCAGCCTCATGCTGGCCCGGTGGGGCTGGGCCGCGGTGACGCTGCTCGCGACCGCTTCGGCGCTGGCGGCCTTGCTGGTCCGCCTGTGGCCGCTCCCAGTCACTGGCGGGCGCTCCAACCCTTGA